The Deltaproteobacteria bacterium region GTCGCCGCACGCAGCGCGGGTCACGTTCCGCATCGCCGACGCCAAGGCGCTCGACGAGCCGACTGGCGCCTACGACGCGGTGTTCAGTAACACGATCTTGCACCACATCCCCGACCCGCGGCCGTTTCTGGCCGAGGCCGCGCGCGTGTTGCGGCCCGGCGGCGCCCTGTTGATTCGCGACCTGATGCGTCCGGCCACGGAGGCGGAAGTGGACGCCCTGGTCGCGCGTCACGCCGCCGATTGCACGCCGCGCCAGCGCGAGTTGTTTCGCGCGAGTCTGTGCGCCGCGCTCACCGTCGACGAACTGCGCGCGATGGCCGACGAGGTCGGCCTGGCCCACGCGGAGATCGCCGTCGATTCCGATCGCCACATGTCGCTGCAGATCGCAGCAAGGGAGTGACACGATGGGACGCGTCCGCGAGTTTTCCGAGAAGTTGTGGAACGGCGACGAACAGTTCTCCGGCGACAAGAACCCGCTGTGGCTGTTCGCCGGACTCGAGGCGCTCGACGACGACCTCGCGTTTCTGTCGAGCTTTTCCAACGTCACGGCCATCCGCACGGGCGAGGGATTGGTGTTGATCGACACGGGCGGGCACCTGTTTGCGGGCGCCACGTTCGACGCGATCCGCCGATGGACGCAGGATCGGGTGCACACGGCGATCTACACCCACGGGCACGTCGACCACGCATTCGGGCTGGGGCCGTTCGAGCGCGCCGACGGCCCGGCCCGCGTGATCGCGCACGAGGCGGTGCCTGCCCGCTTCGACCGCTATCAACTCACCGCGGGCTACAACGAGGTGATCAACGCGCGCCAGTTCCGCACGCCCGGGATCCGGTGGCCGACCGAGTACCGCTATCCCGACGTGACCTACCGCGACACGCTGACCGTCGACGTCGGCGGCGTGACGCTCGAACTGCACCACGACCGGGGCGAGACGGACGACCACACGTGGGTGTGGTTGCCGCAGCGCAAGGCGATCTGCACCGGCGACCTGTTCATCTGGGCGTCGCCCAACTGCGGCAATCCGCAGAAGGTGCAGCGCTACCCGCGCGAGTGGGCGGCGGCGCTGCGCGCGATGCAGGCGCTCGGCGCCGAGACGCTGTTTCCCGGCCACGGGCCGCCGATCTTCGGGCC contains the following coding sequences:
- a CDS encoding class I SAM-dependent methyltransferase gives rise to the protein MDTAEEAADYDAMDHSEPNRAFVDRLFALGARGRMLDIGTGPGHIPLLVCERDPDAQVVGVDLSRHMLAVAERRRAQSPHAARVTFRIADAKALDEPTGAYDAVFSNTILHHIPDPRPFLAEAARVLRPGGALLIRDLMRPATEAEVDALVARHAADCTPRQRELFRASLCAALTVDELRAMADEVGLAHAEIAVDSDRHMSLQIAARE
- a CDS encoding MBL fold metallo-hydrolase; its protein translation is MGRVREFSEKLWNGDEQFSGDKNPLWLFAGLEALDDDLAFLSSFSNVTAIRTGEGLVLIDTGGHLFAGATFDAIRRWTQDRVHTAIYTHGHVDHAFGLGPFERADGPARVIAHEAVPARFDRYQLTAGYNEVINARQFRTPGIRWPTEYRYPDVTYRDTLTVDVGGVTLELHHDRGETDDHTWVWLPQRKAICTGDLFIWASPNCGNPQKVQRYPREWAAALRAMQALGAETLFPGHGPPIFGPDRVDRALGDTARLLETLVDQTLALMNEGARLDDILHAVRVPDDLLSRPYLRPVYDEPAFVVRNLWRLYGGWYDGNPAHLKPPRDADLAAELAALAGGAAALAARAEALAAEGRLDLAASLAEFAALAAPDDAGVRDVRRAVYRARAERETSLMARSIFRAAADE